The following proteins are encoded in a genomic region of Sparus aurata chromosome 23, fSpaAur1.1, whole genome shotgun sequence:
- the cenpx gene encoding centromere protein X isoform X1: MQFGTRKPRRRTHASTGCKIRACYPYLQDTVSKLLASFFKEDKTRLGGDATLLMADMLKIFVQEAAVRSLKQAESEDCDQVDIEHFEKILPQLLLDF, translated from the exons AT GCAGTTTGGTACCAGGAAGCCACGAAGGAGAACGCACGCATCAACAGGCTGCAAAATAAGAGCATGTTATCCTTATTTACAGGACACAGTCAGCAAACTCTTAGCAAGTTTCTTCAAGGAGGATAAGACAAGAC TTGGTGGTGATGCGACGCTTCTCATGGCAGATATGCTCAAAATATTTGTCCAAG AGGCTGCTGTGAGGTCACTGAAACAAGCCGAATCTGAGGATTGTGACCAAGTAGATATCGAGCACTTCGAAAAGATCCTACCACAGCTG ctgctggacttCTAG
- the cenpx gene encoding centromere protein X isoform X2, producing MAETDAEIVFKKDTVSKLLASFFKEDKTRLGGDATLLMADMLKIFVQEAAVRSLKQAESEDCDQVDIEHFEKILPQLLLDF from the exons ATGGCGGAGACAGACGCCGAAATCGTGTTCAAAAAG GACACAGTCAGCAAACTCTTAGCAAGTTTCTTCAAGGAGGATAAGACAAGAC TTGGTGGTGATGCGACGCTTCTCATGGCAGATATGCTCAAAATATTTGTCCAAG AGGCTGCTGTGAGGTCACTGAAACAAGCCGAATCTGAGGATTGTGACCAAGTAGATATCGAGCACTTCGAAAAGATCCTACCACAGCTG ctgctggacttCTAG
- the LOC115575681 gene encoding heterogeneous nuclear ribonucleoprotein A1 isoform X1, whose protein sequence is MDVKKASSKRVFISLPKKHLPALEQYYDLDHGLFVTDLIPHINEGYLKAYFREWGTVTACKIKKNPDMTGDKAVAYVRFATEDEADRADWAGPHNVGGGDVIVKRVVSPKLDDSSDEEVSTVSAKPRPRRSLGMGYILEDAQWLDNELE, encoded by the exons ATGGATGTGAAGAAGGCATCCAGTAAAAGAGTATTCATCAGTCTTCCGAAGAAACACCTGCCTGCTTTGGAACAATATTATGATCTG GACCATGGATTGTTTGTAACAGATCTGATTCCCCACATAAATGAAGGATACTTAAAAGCCTACTTCAGAGAGTGGGGCACCGTCACAGCATGCAAG ATTAAGAAGAACCCAGACATGACAGGAGATAAGGCCGTGGCCTATGTGAGGTTTGCTACCGAGGATGAAGCAGATCGAGCAGACTGGGCTGGTCCTCATAACGTTGGAGGAGGCGATGTGATCGTGAAACGAGTTGTCAGCCCAAAG TTGGACGACAGCTCCGATGAGGAGGTTTCAACAGTCTCTGCTAAGCCCCGACCACGGCGCTCACTAGGTATGGGCTATATCCTGGAAGACGCTCAGTGGTTAGATAATGAGTTGGAATAA
- the LOC115575681 gene encoding heterogeneous nuclear ribonucleoprotein A1 isoform X2, with protein MDVKKASSKRVFISLPKKHLPALEQYYDLDHGLFVTDLIPHINEGYLKAYFREWGTVTACKIKKNPDMTGDKAVAYVRFATEDEADRADWAGPHNVGGGDVIVKRVVSPKLDDSSDEEVSTVSAKPRPRRSLG; from the exons ATGGATGTGAAGAAGGCATCCAGTAAAAGAGTATTCATCAGTCTTCCGAAGAAACACCTGCCTGCTTTGGAACAATATTATGATCTG GACCATGGATTGTTTGTAACAGATCTGATTCCCCACATAAATGAAGGATACTTAAAAGCCTACTTCAGAGAGTGGGGCACCGTCACAGCATGCAAG ATTAAGAAGAACCCAGACATGACAGGAGATAAGGCCGTGGCCTATGTGAGGTTTGCTACCGAGGATGAAGCAGATCGAGCAGACTGGGCTGGTCCTCATAACGTTGGAGGAGGCGATGTGATCGTGAAACGAGTTGTCAGCCCAAAG TTGGACGACAGCTCCGATGAGGAGGTTTCAACAGTCTCTGCTAAGCCCCGACCACGGCGCTCACTAG GGTGA